In a genomic window of Henningerozyma blattae CBS 6284 chromosome 9, complete genome:
- the PEX11 gene encoding Pex11p (similar to Saccharomyces cerevisiae PEX11 (YOL147C); ancestral locus Anc_3.3), whose translation MVCDTIVYHPTITRLLKFLDTTVGREKVLRLLQYLCRFIAIRQHSSVAKQLQVQFVMMRKVLRFFKPLSHVQAASRAFDNKLASDNVLRIGSIIKDLSMAGYLTLDQINLLRIFKLVPVNNLTGKKIPRWTNWLWLFGLISGIVLDLRKANISNKKIEILEKEALLIKTSGEEGTKEKNEESIIQNKKLLVKSKLERKAAIRKLVWDALDSYIVLNNLQYLKSGDDRTGLAGMVTSVMAIQDLW comes from the coding sequence ATGGTTTGCGATACCATTGTTTATCATCCCACGATCACAAGGCTTCTCAAGTTCTTGGATACAACTGTTGGTAGAGAGAAAGTCCTCCGGCTACTGCAGTATCTATGTAGGTTTATAGCTATCCGTCAGCATTCCAGTGTTGCTAAGCAATTACAAGTACAGTTCGTGATGATGAGAAAAGTCTTGAGGTTTTTTAAGCCACTAAGCCATGTACAAGCAGCCTCTAGAgcatttgataataaattagcTAGTGACAACGTGTTGAGGATTGGTAGCATTATAAAGGATTTGTCAATGGCAGGATACTTAACATTAgatcaaattaatttattgcgaatctttaaattagtCCCTGTCAATAACTTAACTGGTAAGAAAATTCCTCGTTGGACAAATTGGCTTTGGTTATTTGGTTTAATCAGTGGGATTGTTTTGGATTTGAGAAAAGCCAATATCTCGAACAAAAagattgaaattttagaGAAAGAGGCTCTATTGATTAAAACTTCTGGTGAGGAAGGGactaaagaaaaaaatgaggagtcaattattcaaaataagaaattattggTGAAATCAAAATTAGAAAGAAAGGCAGCTATTAGAAAATTGGTTTGGGATGCTTTAGATTCATATATTGTCTTAAATAACCtacaatatttgaaatcGGGTGATGACCGCACTGGTTTGGCTGGTATGGTGACATCTGTAATGGCTATTCAAGATTTATGGtaa